A region from the Ctenopharyngodon idella isolate HZGC_01 chromosome 13, HZGC01, whole genome shotgun sequence genome encodes:
- the golga5 gene encoding golgin subfamily A member 5: MSWLVDLAGKAEDFLNKVDQGAASALTKNAQQSSLSYNSPDTKDSIQYNSAAYSSTHEQQHRDSISASSLGNSAFISAAAGNIKKPKATVLAGTANVSSAMPLGSSSKVSSNFVRPKKPEVNDDLLFDFLNSSDPPQSERKEVRRETASKALGPTGGSTQTQMPPVSVASDLQMGPSVTATPSSTQGLSRNSSLSSLSNSSHSVKSFKTEDGSTRDQSQAVVLESLNPGLDVPAEAQPTPEISHQDRHQELQQQQGQEQVISSLRLENQLLRNEVSSLNQEMASLIQRAKDMQEEVNLARARADKWNSDQSRVDRTVRELSAQVDDLTEALSAKDGQLAVLKVRLDEADQLLKARSSALEEAQSERVRILQDQSEGSSLQSQALQTLQERARDADAAVKREQESYRQMQSEFAARLAKVEAERQTLAESLTNAERRVTEEKQRAEELQQQVKSARSAAEYTKQELQDYKNKASRILQSKEKLISSLKEGSGLEVLEGAGAGVELEELRHERELQREEIQKLQAQVQSLRTEIQDLETQALTEAESWREQLAEVQEQHAQQIRAKQDIEAELERSKQELQYIEEEHHRTKITLQGRVKDREDEIQKLRNQLTNKALSNSSQAELEGRLHQLTETLIQKQTMLEALGTEKNSLVFQLERLEQQLKSLQGGQNSSSNINMAAMEGPGARQRNTPILFSDADGPGTGVYGKVRKAASSIDRFSIRLGIFLRRYPMARVFVIIYMALLHLWVMIVLLTYTPEMHPSHPDGR, translated from the exons ATGTCTTGGCTTGTTGATCTTGCCGGGAAGGCAGAGGACTTCCTGAATAAAGTGGACCAGGGTGCAGCCAGCGCTTTGACAAAAAATGCTCAGCAGTCCTCTCTGTCCTACAACAGCCCTGACACCAAAGACTCCATCCAGTACAACTCTGCAGCTTACAGCTCCACCCATGAACAACAGCACAGGGACTCCATCTCTGCCTCATCTCTtggaaattcagctttcatCTCTGCAGCTGCTGGAAACATAAAGAAACCCAAAGCCACGGTTTTGGCTGGTACAGCCAATGTCTCCAGCGCTATGCCTTTGGGTTCTAGCAGCAAAGTATCGTCCAACTTTGTGCGACCCAAAAAGCCAGAAGTGAACGACGATTTGCTCTTTGACTTCTTGAACAGTTCGGACCCACCGCAGAGCGAAAGAAAGGAGGTCAGGAGAGAAACAGCGTCTAAAGCTTTGGGTCCTACGGGAGGGTCAACTCAGACCCAGATGCCCCCTGTCTCTGTGGCCAGCGATCTCCAGATGGGCCCTTCTGTCACTGCAACGCCTTCCTCCACGCAGGGCCTGTCCAGAAATTCCAGCCTCAGCTCTCTCTCAAACAGCTCACACAgtgttaaaagttttaaaacagAGGATGGCTCCACTCGAGATCAAAGCCAAG CTGTTGTTTTAGAGAGTTTGAACCCAGGGCTGGATGTTCCCGCAGAGGCCCAGCCAACACCGGAGATCTCTCATCAGGACCGCCATCAAGAGCTTCAGCAGCAGCAAGGCCAGGAGCAGGTGATCTCCAGTCTTCGTCTCGAGAACCAACTTTTGCGCAATGAAGTCTCTTCTCTCAACCAGGAGATGGCCTCTCTAATCCAGAGAGCCAAAGACATGCAGGAGG AGGTGAACCTTGCCAGAGCTCGTGCTGACAAGTGGAACTCGGACCAGTCTCGCGTTGATCGCACGGTTCGAGAGCTGAGCGCGCAGGTTGATGACCTCACAGAAGCCCTGTCGGCAAAAGATGGTCAGCTGGCGGTCCTGAAAGTGCGACTGGATGAGGCAGATCAGCTACTGAAGGCCCGAAGTTCAGCGCTTGAGGAAGCTCAGAGCGAGAGGGTCAG gaTTCTTCAGGATCAGAGTGAGGGCAGCAGTCTTCAGTCTCAGGCTTTACAGACACTACAGGAAAGAGCAAGAGATGCAGACGCAGCAGTGAAGAGAGAGCAGGAGAGCTACAGACAGATGCAG AGTGAGTTTGCAGCACGACTGGCGAAGGTGGAGGCCGAGCGTCAGACGTTGGCAGAGTCGTTAACAAACGCAGAGCGTCGGGTGACTGAAGAGAAACAGAGAGCTGAGGAACTACAGCAACAGGTCAAAAGTGCCAGATCTGCAGCAGAGTACACCAAACAGGAACTACAGGACTACAAAAACAAAGCATCACGCATATTACAG TCTAAGGAGAAGCTGATCAGCAGTCTAAAGGAGGGCTCAGGTCTGGAGGTGCTGGAGGGGGCCGGGGCCGGAGTTGAACTCGAAGAGCTACGTCATGAGAGAGAGCTGCAAAGAGAAGAGATTCAAAAACTACAGGCCCAAGTACAGAGCTTGCGGACAGAGATACAG GATCTGGAAACCCAGGCGCTCACTGAGGCAGAGAGCTGGAGAGAACAGCTGGCTGAAGTACAGGAACAACATGCCCAGCAGATCAGAGCCAAACAGGACATAGAGGCAGAACTGGAGAGATCCAAACAG GAACTGCAGTACATTGAGGAAGAGCATCATCGCACTAAAATCACCCTTCAGGGTCGCGTCAAAGACCGTGAAGATGAGATCCAGAAGCTTAGAAACCAG CTGACCAATAAGGCTCTGAGCAACAGCAGTCAGGCGGAGCTGGAGGGCCGTTTGCACCAGCTGACAGAGACACTGATTCAGAAGCAGACCATGTTAGAGGCCCTGGGCACAGAGAAAAACTCGCTGGTCTTTCAGCTGGAGAGACTTGAACAACAACTGAAGAGCCTGCAGGGTGGTCAGAACAGCAGCTCAAACATCAACATGGCTGCCATGGAGGGACCAG GTGCTAGGCAGAGGAACACACCAATCCTGTTTAGTGATGCAGACGGACCAGGTACAGGAGTGTACGGGAAGGTCCGTAAAGCGGCCAGCTCCATCGACCGCTTCAG TATACGTTTAGGAATCTTTCTCAGACGTTACCCCATGGCCAGGgtctttgttattatttatatg GCACTACTACACCTTTGGGTAATGATTGTCCTTTTGACATACACACCAGAGATGCACCCCAGTCATCCAGATGGGAGATAA